A DNA window from Myxocyprinus asiaticus isolate MX2 ecotype Aquarium Trade chromosome 15, UBuf_Myxa_2, whole genome shotgun sequence contains the following coding sequences:
- the LOC127453462 gene encoding ankyrin repeat domain-containing protein 34A-like: MGDGGALHTEGNALLKAVFQGKLRLARLLLEGGAYINEGNKRGETPIIAACLAGYDDSQTRQRMVRYLLEKGADPNIPDKSGRTALMHACAEQAGKEVVALLLENGADPSLKDYGGASALVHAINRGDRDTLRVLLDACKAKGKEVIIITTDTSPSGTKKTKQYLNSPPSPGVVDKISPVCMSPSEVEIHTSGSAPGEEETIFSFAVSSALPLPSSRPQGERRPPPRKLLKRLNSEPWGLVAPSVLAERAERMEGDLAEEDKLVSEMNGLSVSGPGRPLLSRRHSIETHDPSSPKLMDRSCSEDCAALCGPSWADKVHQHQSLYRRNTAPETQENAAQALACIRALPHPKLTRMEHYESETHLCPGSIPGSPDSGRVSVERRKYNASPLSLLTSSSRESLESIPNSVSPITMRRRPPGLLERRGSGTLLLDHISHTRPGFLPPLNVNPQRPIPDIRANGKPTSPVHSGSKILLPVAPSSPKRGPDFKMKKKLMRRHSMQMEQMKQLSTFREILTEKVMEINGD, encoded by the coding sequence ATGGGTGATGGAGGGGCCTTGCACACGGAGGGCAATGCCCTTCTAAAGGCAGTGTTCCAGGGCAAACTACGCCTTGCACGCCTTCTTCTGGAGGGTGGAGCCTATATCAATGAAGGGAACAAGAGAGGGGAGACGCCTATTATTGCAGCCTGTCTGGCAGGATATGACGATTCGCAGACCCGGCAGAGAATGGTGCGGTACCTTCTGGAAAAAGGGGCAGACCCAAACATCCCTGACAAATCGGGTCGTACCGCCTTGATGCATGCGTGTGCAGAACAGGCAGGTAAAGAGGTGGTGGCACTTCTGTTGGAAAACGGAGCTGATCCCAGTTTGAAAGACTACGGCGGGGCCTCTGCACTCGTACACGCCATCAATAGGGGCGACAGAGACACCCTCCGGGTCTTGCTGGATGCGTGCAAAGCTAAAGGCAAAGAGGTGATCATTATAACCACTGACACTTCTCCTTCTGGCACTAAAAAGACCAAACAATATCTGAACTCCCCACCATCTCCGGGTGTGGTGGACAAAATATCACCTGTTTGCATGTCTCCATCCGAAGTGGAGATCCATACCTCTGGCTCAGCTCCTGGTGAGGAGGAGACTATTTTCAGCTTCGCTGTGAGTTCAGCACTCCCACTACCCTCCAGCAGACCACAGGGTGAGAGGAGACCGCCACCCCGCAAACTTTTAAAAAGACTTAACTCTGAGCCCTGGGGTCTGGTTGCTCCCTCTGTACTTGCTGAAAGAGCAGAGCGGATGGAGGGGGATTTAGCAGAGGAGGATAAGTTGGTCTCTGAGATGAATGGGCTGTCAGTCTCAGGTCCAGGCAGACCGCTTCTGTCCCGAAGGCACAGTATAGAAACCCATGACCCATCCTCTCCAAAGCTGATGGACCGGTCCTGTTCTGAGGACTGTGCAGCACTGTGTGGCCCATCTTGGGCAGATAAAGTCCATCAGCACCAGTCGCTGTATCGTAGAAACACAGCCCCTGAGACCCAAGAGAATGCAGCACAGGCACTGGCCTGCATTCGTGCACTGCCACATCCCAAACTCACCCGCATGGAACACTATGAGTCAGAAACCCACCTATGCCCTGGCTCCATCCCTGGATCTCCAGATTCAGGACGCGTCTCTGTGGAGCGGCGCAAGTACAATGCCTCTCCTCTGTCCCTGCTCACTAGCTCTTCCCGGGAATCTCTGGAGAGCATTCCCAACTCTGTGTCTCCCATCACAATGCGGAGGCGTCCCCCAGGGCTGTTGGAACGGCGAGGATCAGGCACTCTACTCCTGGATCACATCTCCCACACACGACCTGGGTTCCTCCCTCCTCTCAACGTCAACCCCCAGCGACCCATTCCTGATATACGGGCCAATGGAAAACCCACTTCTCCCGTTCACTCTGGGAGCAAGATCCTACTGCCAGTCGCCCCTTCATCCCCAAAACGTGGGCCAGATTTCAAAATGAAGAAGAAACTGATGAGGAGACACTCGATGCAGATGGAGCAGATGAAGCAGCTTTCGACTTTCCGGGAAATCCTAACAGAAAAGGTGATGGAGATAAATGGagactga